A genomic window from Fibrobacterota bacterium includes:
- a CDS encoding IS3 family transposase, with translation MAAESRNIAETARQLGVGYSLLNGWINAAELARSKGQGLAMALEEKARLAALEREVANLREENEILKKPRRTSRGSSPAEKYAWIQGMRGSHKVGLMCKALGVSRSGLDDWSKRDKTPDHQELRGMIHTTFKRFRCTYGHRSIRRELSKEGHHHGRKLILRLMSEDGLRPTASLPKPYGKEKGVEHRVAKNRLDRHFMVRRVNRVWTSDITYIWTALGWVYLAVILDLFSRRIVGWSVSDKPDTALVKSALSKAIRLRRPRRWRIMFHSDQGCQYTSIELQEYLRDSGILQSMSRRGQCWDNAPTESFFGTMKQETGIARFILEDCRAVEIAMLDWIDGWYNQTRRHTTLDGCSPIEFESKKAA, from the coding sequence ATGGCAGCTGAAAGCCGGAACATCGCTGAGACAGCACGTCAACTGGGGGTTGGCTACAGTCTCCTCAACGGCTGGATCAACGCCGCAGAACTTGCCCGGAGCAAGGGCCAGGGGTTGGCGATGGCCCTGGAGGAAAAAGCCCGGTTGGCAGCCCTGGAGCGGGAAGTGGCCAATCTTCGAGAGGAGAACGAGATCCTAAAAAAGCCACGGCGTACTTCGCGAGGATCGAGTCCCGCCGAGAAGTACGCCTGGATCCAAGGGATGAGGGGTTCCCACAAGGTTGGATTGATGTGCAAGGCGTTGGGAGTCAGCCGGTCTGGTTTGGATGACTGGAGCAAACGTGACAAGACTCCCGATCATCAGGAACTCAGAGGCATGATCCACACGACCTTCAAACGGTTTCGTTGCACTTATGGACATCGTTCCATTCGACGCGAACTGTCCAAGGAAGGGCATCATCATGGGCGTAAGTTGATTCTACGCTTGATGTCCGAGGACGGCTTGAGGCCCACGGCAAGCCTTCCCAAGCCATACGGCAAGGAAAAAGGCGTTGAACATCGAGTTGCCAAAAACCGTCTGGATCGGCATTTCATGGTGAGACGGGTGAATCGAGTCTGGACGTCGGACATCACCTACATATGGACTGCCTTGGGTTGGGTTTACCTTGCGGTGATTCTTGATCTATTCTCGCGACGGATCGTCGGTTGGTCAGTCAGCGACAAGCCTGATACGGCGCTGGTCAAGAGCGCGTTATCCAAGGCGATTCGGTTGAGGCGACCGAGACGCTGGCGGATCATGTTCCACTCCGACCAAGGCTGCCAATACACGTCCATTGAGCTTCAGGAGTACCTCAGGGATTCAGGGATCCTGCAGTCAATGAGCCGGCGAGGCCAGTGCTGGGACAACGCTCCAACGGAAAGCTTCTTCGGAACCATGAAGCAGGAAACGGGCATCGCAAGGTTCATTCTGGAGGACTGCCGCGCCGTGGAGATCGCAATGCTAGATTGGATCGACGGCTGGTACAATCAGACCCGAAGGCACACCACTCTCGATGGATGCAGCCCCATCGAATTCGAATCCAAAAAGGCTGCGTAA
- a CDS encoding SEL1-like repeat protein: MPRLKFLSWDIDPKIQPSVSNDFCHTISMIEYLVKPPQTSRCAKLIFHLVSSHQEIQPTRVDIDVLNQWCFLDENALTGPDAERRLMLSKVIIDAICAAATIENFETNPFIDATKKLQESSFKITETWTKWIPLESTECEVGIQWEMDSFIDLYFATRNRKSKIIISLELFLKTPLAPWQIKKILGKFEKTSESEITLSSKENDSKWIYNTSTKAVTFAFPRAEVGDGHGHFILGKKLIYGDGVLKNTEEGIRNIKIAASLGYPHAKNFLKTNLL; the protein is encoded by the coding sequence ATGCCAAGACTTAAATTCCTTTCCTGGGACATAGATCCAAAGATTCAACCATCGGTCTCGAATGATTTCTGCCACACCATTTCCATGATAGAGTACCTAGTAAAGCCACCTCAGACCTCTCGATGCGCCAAACTCATTTTTCACCTAGTTTCATCCCACCAAGAAATACAGCCAACCAGAGTTGACATCGACGTATTAAACCAGTGGTGTTTTCTTGATGAAAATGCACTCACAGGACCAGACGCTGAGAGAAGGCTCATGCTGTCCAAGGTAATCATTGACGCGATTTGTGCAGCAGCCACAATAGAGAATTTTGAAACAAATCCATTTATTGATGCCACAAAAAAACTTCAAGAAAGCTCGTTCAAAATTACCGAAACATGGACGAAGTGGATCCCTTTGGAATCTACTGAATGCGAAGTAGGAATCCAATGGGAAATGGACTCATTTATTGACTTGTATTTCGCCACAAGAAACAGAAAATCAAAAATAATCATTAGCCTTGAATTATTTCTAAAAACACCTCTAGCCCCTTGGCAAATTAAAAAAATTCTTGGAAAATTTGAAAAAACCAGCGAATCCGAAATCACGCTCAGCTCCAAAGAAAATGACTCGAAATGGATATACAACACTTCCACAAAAGCAGTCACTTTTGCATTTCCTAGAGCAGAGGTTGGCGATGGGCACGGACATTTTATTCTTGGAAAAAAGCTAATCTATGGCGATGGAGTCTTAAAAAACACTGAAGAAGGCATTAGGAACATAAAAATTGCTGCTTCCCTAGGCTACCCGCATGCAAAAAATTTCTTGAAGACCAACTTACTCTGA
- a CDS encoding tetratricopeptide repeat protein produces MIERMRADGLVKGKGSDTIFFDRAKKKWFPISDADMGHRNDAVKYWNKTGRHHRPKSKPVRAWMLKPDNYELQHYNSNRSSGAKRKDRYRDPPKRKKSHARESEYHSRKEECMLAGDPIENEWFDRILPLAENNQHEEIIKITLSYWDNIPEPKLEKDFSYHLIYKLFYSHLKLKKFEEAKIWLEQFEGFNYKKADRYDGGEFEIAKGNYLWETNKPEEAIQSWGLADKKTKGQCFRSVQAQLAKSIYKKIEKKGESPSEKKPKVTKKEIKKICELGSEHMEKNDFAEAETCFTKALELLPDPAADHEFYHWIMASLGDACLSQNKLKESESHLLEATKGMVDNPYVWLQLGRTYRLQSKTKKAADSLMRAYMIDGEKIFEDSQDDFDFLKSKVKL; encoded by the coding sequence GTGATCGAACGAATGAGAGCCGACGGGCTCGTTAAAGGCAAAGGCTCCGACACAATTTTCTTCGACCGAGCAAAAAAGAAATGGTTTCCAATCTCAGATGCTGATATGGGACATAGAAATGACGCTGTTAAATATTGGAACAAGACTGGCCGCCATCACCGCCCCAAATCAAAACCAGTTCGAGCTTGGATGCTAAAACCAGACAATTACGAGCTTCAGCATTACAATTCTAATCGATCAAGCGGAGCAAAGCGTAAAGATCGATATCGGGACCCTCCGAAAAGGAAAAAAAGCCATGCAAGGGAAAGTGAATACCACAGCAGAAAAGAGGAGTGCATGCTAGCAGGCGACCCGATTGAAAACGAATGGTTTGACAGAATATTACCTCTCGCTGAAAATAACCAACACGAAGAGATCATAAAGATCACATTATCATACTGGGATAACATACCCGAACCGAAACTTGAAAAAGATTTTTCATATCATTTAATTTATAAATTATTCTATTCACACCTAAAATTAAAAAAATTTGAAGAAGCGAAAATTTGGCTTGAACAATTTGAAGGCTTCAACTACAAAAAAGCGGATCGATATGATGGTGGAGAATTCGAGATAGCAAAAGGCAATTACTTATGGGAAACAAATAAACCCGAAGAGGCAATCCAATCATGGGGTCTCGCAGACAAGAAGACGAAAGGCCAATGCTTTAGATCTGTTCAAGCCCAACTAGCAAAGTCCATTTACAAGAAAATTGAAAAAAAAGGCGAATCCCCCTCTGAAAAGAAACCAAAGGTCACAAAAAAAGAAATCAAAAAGATTTGTGAACTCGGATCAGAGCATATGGAGAAAAATGATTTTGCTGAAGCAGAAACCTGCTTTACGAAGGCTTTAGAACTACTGCCTGATCCTGCCGCTGACCATGAATTTTACCACTGGATTATGGCATCACTTGGTGATGCATGCCTTTCACAAAACAAACTGAAAGAGTCTGAGAGTCATCTTTTGGAGGCCACAAAAGGCATGGTGGACAATCCTTATGTATGGCTTCAATTGGGTAGAACATACAGATTGCAATCGAAAACAAAAAAAGCAGCGGACTCGCTCATGCGAGCTTACATGATCGATGGCGAGAAGATTTTCGAGGATTCGCAGGATGACTTTGATTTTCTAAAATCAAAGGTAAAACTATGA
- a CDS encoding RHS repeat protein has product MDKLKIPKKSKIRDLVHDYICSKTGHPVDIASGKVTTEHIDFAFPGPIPFEWKRWYSSASSYDGPLGVGWHHPYDMALAEDHRVVAVRMEDGRVLLSARLGVGESHYDRSEKRTLFRDERGYGLRDHAERTTHRFGKAERDGVQRLTSIENDFGEAIQLEYDNDLFLTGIVDSAGRRIRLVNDHRGKIRSILVSHPTLPGEEGERPSVEIVQYLVDSAHDLVEVFDAQKRPWKFRYANHLLISETLRNGLTFQFQYKGSGITARCVRTWGDGGIYDHKLKYNLVQGHTVVTTSLGARTEHHHENGVVREVVDALGGRSSTLWNAWMEPFATLDELGRGTLTEFDDRGNPTKMIEVDGSSLEVAYEDDLPVSAIDAVGGQWLWKHDQGRLVERTDPLGRITRYEYDGSRLIALVDAKGTKTEFAYDPQGNLVKATFPDGSTSEWIHDRWGHLWSAVDERGNRRDFAYDLSGNLRKIREPDGNLREMDYDPEDNLIRAKDAHREVSFTWRGMGAMASRTENGTRIDFAYDTEDQLTAIRNEVQDIYGFKRDVLGRVELEQGWDGLRRTFRYDAVGNLVRVERPGERWTEYDNDAAGRVLEVRHWDESSESFVYRPDGELVEATNAHAKILWERDTLGRVLKEVQGNYWVESIWNELDERVEIRSSLGAHQIIDRDLMGEATSVQVPGNPEDPAAPPKWEARFQRDLSGLEIERALPGGIKSRWERDQHGRPLRHSFGKKDKERTREYSWEVDDRLKKIVDSAYGPVEFEHDAFGNLSGATYNDFHKLWRAPDVLGNLFRTPERLDRKYGPSGQLLESTSTQGLTRYEYDAEGNLVKKTITPLHSPEPTMVLGSGTGLGSGPNADKIWLYEWNAAGHLSRVIRPDGQVVESPTTPWGAAWPRPSRAVPRVGSGTATCHCTNGKKKRESSWMWSRLRPTRWTPASRKCSSFCATRRFRRCRHRAHRKGPAPNSPSPGSLSPIRLRPWPASKATAARALSATIWARRWPCSTTRATRLGHWTSIFTVSRAWWKASARYAPSATPANTKTPRPASTTTASGTSIRKPAGILAKIRLGLQAVSIYSPMSSILRHGLISLVWPVISLGLDPNSLAGNMLLTIHTFLIRHPSVPEKISPLVKKQRFMQRTEKQMEAT; this is encoded by the coding sequence ATGGACAAGCTCAAGATCCCCAAGAAGTCCAAGATCCGCGATCTGGTCCACGACTACATCTGCTCCAAGACCGGCCACCCCGTGGACATCGCCTCCGGCAAGGTCACCACGGAGCACATCGACTTTGCATTTCCAGGCCCCATCCCATTCGAATGGAAGCGTTGGTACTCCAGCGCCTCCAGCTACGACGGGCCGCTGGGCGTGGGCTGGCACCACCCCTACGACATGGCCCTGGCCGAAGACCATCGCGTGGTGGCGGTGCGCATGGAAGACGGGCGCGTGCTCTTGAGCGCACGACTGGGCGTAGGAGAATCGCACTACGACCGCTCGGAAAAACGCACCCTGTTTCGCGACGAGCGCGGCTACGGCCTGCGTGACCACGCCGAGCGAACCACCCATCGCTTCGGCAAGGCCGAACGCGACGGAGTGCAACGGTTGACCTCCATCGAAAACGACTTCGGCGAGGCGATCCAGCTTGAATACGACAACGACCTATTCTTGACGGGAATTGTCGACAGCGCCGGGCGACGCATCCGTCTGGTGAACGACCACCGCGGCAAGATCCGGTCCATTTTGGTGTCCCACCCCACTCTGCCTGGCGAGGAAGGCGAGCGCCCTTCGGTGGAGATCGTGCAATACCTGGTGGATTCCGCCCACGATTTGGTGGAGGTCTTTGACGCCCAGAAGCGCCCGTGGAAGTTCCGTTACGCCAACCACCTGTTGATCTCGGAGACCTTGCGCAACGGACTGACTTTCCAGTTCCAGTACAAGGGATCGGGCATCACGGCCCGCTGCGTGCGCACCTGGGGCGACGGCGGCATCTACGACCACAAGCTCAAATACAACCTGGTGCAAGGCCACACGGTGGTCACCACCTCGCTTGGCGCTCGCACCGAGCACCATCACGAAAACGGCGTGGTCCGCGAGGTGGTGGATGCCCTGGGGGGCCGCTCCAGCACGCTGTGGAATGCGTGGATGGAGCCGTTTGCGACCCTGGACGAACTGGGCCGCGGCACCCTGACAGAATTTGATGATCGCGGCAATCCCACCAAGATGATCGAGGTCGATGGATCCTCCTTGGAGGTGGCCTACGAAGACGATCTGCCAGTGAGCGCGATCGACGCGGTGGGTGGCCAGTGGCTCTGGAAACACGACCAGGGCCGCCTGGTGGAACGCACGGATCCATTGGGGCGGATCACTCGCTACGAATACGACGGCTCGCGCCTGATCGCCTTGGTGGACGCCAAGGGAACCAAGACAGAATTTGCCTACGACCCACAGGGGAACCTGGTCAAGGCCACCTTCCCGGATGGATCCACCAGCGAATGGATCCACGACCGCTGGGGCCACCTGTGGAGCGCGGTGGATGAACGCGGCAACCGCCGCGACTTCGCCTACGACCTTTCCGGAAACCTTCGCAAAATCCGCGAACCCGACGGCAACCTGCGCGAGATGGACTACGACCCCGAGGACAACCTGATCCGCGCCAAGGATGCCCACCGCGAGGTGAGCTTTACCTGGCGGGGCATGGGGGCCATGGCCTCGCGCACCGAAAACGGCACCCGGATCGATTTCGCCTACGACACCGAAGACCAGCTCACGGCCATTCGCAACGAAGTCCAGGACATCTACGGCTTCAAGCGCGACGTGCTGGGCCGGGTGGAGCTGGAACAAGGCTGGGACGGCCTGCGACGCACCTTCCGCTACGACGCGGTGGGCAATCTGGTGCGGGTGGAGCGCCCTGGCGAGCGCTGGACAGAATACGACAACGATGCGGCAGGCCGCGTGTTGGAGGTGCGCCACTGGGATGAATCCAGCGAATCCTTTGTGTACCGCCCCGACGGTGAACTGGTGGAAGCGACCAACGCCCATGCCAAGATCCTGTGGGAGCGCGACACGCTGGGTCGCGTGCTCAAGGAGGTCCAGGGCAACTACTGGGTGGAATCGATCTGGAACGAACTCGATGAACGGGTGGAGATCCGCTCCTCCCTGGGCGCCCACCAGATCATTGATCGCGACCTCATGGGTGAGGCCACCTCCGTTCAGGTGCCAGGAAATCCCGAAGACCCCGCCGCCCCACCCAAGTGGGAGGCCAGGTTCCAGCGCGACCTGTCAGGTCTTGAGATCGAACGCGCCTTGCCCGGAGGCATCAAGAGCCGCTGGGAGCGTGACCAGCACGGACGGCCCCTGCGCCATTCCTTTGGCAAGAAGGACAAAGAACGGACCCGCGAATACTCCTGGGAGGTGGATGACCGCCTGAAGAAGATCGTGGACTCCGCCTACGGCCCGGTGGAATTCGAGCACGACGCCTTCGGGAACCTGTCTGGCGCCACCTACAACGACTTCCACAAGCTCTGGCGCGCCCCGGACGTGCTGGGCAACCTTTTCCGCACCCCCGAACGGCTCGATCGCAAATACGGCCCTTCCGGACAATTGTTGGAATCCACCAGCACCCAAGGCCTAACGAGGTACGAATACGACGCGGAAGGCAACCTGGTCAAGAAGACCATCACCCCACTCCACTCCCCCGAACCCACCATGGTCTTGGGATCGGGAACGGGCCTGGGATCAGGACCCAACGCCGACAAAATCTGGCTGTACGAATGGAACGCGGCGGGCCACTTGTCCCGCGTGATCCGGCCCGATGGCCAGGTGGTGGAATCGCCTACGACGCCCTGGGGCGCCGCGTGGCCAAGACCTTCGCGGGCCGTACCACGCGTTGGGTCTGGGACGGCAACCTGCCACTGCACGAATGGCAAGAAGAAACGGGAATCATCCTGGATGTGGAGCCGCCTCCGGCCTACGAGATGGACGCCCGCCTCGCGGAAGTGCTCCAGCTTTTGCGCGACAAGACGCTTTCGCCGTTGTCGCCACAGGGCCCACCGCAAAGGCCCAGCGCCGAACAGCCCATCACCTGGCTCTTTGAGCCCGATTCGTTTGCGCCCCTGGCCCGCCTCCAAGGCGACCGCCGCGAGAGCATTGTCTGCGACCATTTGGGCACGCCGTTGGCCATGTTCAACGACGCGGGCGACCAGACTTGGTCATTGGACCTCGATATTTACGGTCAGCCGCGCATGGTGGAAGGCGAGCGCACGCTATGCCCCTTCCGCTACCCCGGCCAATACGAAGACGCCGAGACCGGCCTCTACTACAACCGCTTCCGGTACTTCGATCCGGAAGCCAGCGGGTATATTAGCCAAGATCCGATTGGGCTTACAGGCGGTTTCAATCTACTCGCCTATGTCATCGATCCTACGACATGGTTTGATTTCTCTGGTCTGGCCGGTAATAAGTTTAGGGTTGGATCCAAACTCCCTGGCTGGAAACATGCTGCTGACTATTCACACATTCCTGATCCGCCATCCGTCCGTCCCAGAAAAGATTTCACCGCTAGTCAAAAAGCAAAGATTTATGCAGCGAACAGAAAAGCAAATGGAGGCTACCTAG
- a CDS encoding glycoside hydrolase family 9 protein: protein MKALISGVLGLGLLTAQAADPVGKFTAEQYKKALWMTTRYFGAVRSGTGPNWATQDSKWPTSFVKDSYKGKDVSGGWFDCGDHVMFGQTQFYAAYILAKGYATWKAGFPDAYSGDFSDYKASQDYSMAGGSPNGIPDILDELRYEADWFVKITSSPTDFVHQKGEGPADHTWWFHSGRMSSMPVSQGGEKDGSRKILGGSDMNDGNMPGQCAAMLAVMARVDPDPVRREAYLAGAKNAYAYSKTKDGTAGSSGFYTANYGVLDARLNAATELWLTTGDGQYKTEALAIANNGSFTFNSYWRLDYENDEAIAMLNAKYVLGVNLGTAEKRDIEKYLKDVWASAPTGVTTKNKGGFPLRGISGYSFLTGLYSQFTKDRSHDQFIVNQVDYMLGDNGSNQSYLVGWDESGKKMPTTPHIRNYYLNEDSLKNTPGAVASPAKMKYLGAMVGGELDGSYKNDILNLSMNEPCAELNAPVVASIGFVVSRLAPVDTNISAIRTERHAARGLPWRWDGNAIVVPASGFDRPEIRDVSGQTVGSFRRVGDRWHWDRKGMTGIVIASAQVAGQRVSSRIALP, encoded by the coding sequence ATGAAAGCACTTATCTCCGGAGTTCTCGGCTTGGGCTTGTTGACCGCCCAAGCGGCCGATCCGGTCGGCAAGTTCACAGCTGAACAGTACAAGAAGGCGCTTTGGATGACCACCCGCTACTTCGGGGCCGTCCGTTCCGGAACAGGGCCCAACTGGGCCACCCAGGATTCCAAATGGCCCACCAGCTTCGTGAAGGATTCCTACAAGGGCAAAGACGTTTCGGGTGGTTGGTTCGATTGCGGCGACCATGTGATGTTCGGCCAGACCCAGTTTTACGCTGCCTATATCCTTGCCAAGGGCTATGCGACTTGGAAAGCGGGTTTCCCCGACGCCTACAGCGGGGACTTTTCGGATTACAAGGCGAGCCAGGACTACTCCATGGCTGGTGGCTCCCCCAATGGCATCCCAGACATCCTGGATGAGCTGCGGTACGAAGCCGACTGGTTCGTCAAGATCACCAGCTCCCCAACCGACTTCGTCCATCAAAAAGGGGAGGGTCCGGCTGATCATACCTGGTGGTTCCATTCCGGGCGCATGTCGTCCATGCCTGTATCCCAGGGTGGGGAGAAGGACGGCTCCCGAAAGATCCTGGGTGGATCCGACATGAACGATGGCAACATGCCCGGCCAGTGCGCGGCCATGCTGGCGGTCATGGCCAGGGTTGATCCAGATCCGGTCCGGCGGGAAGCCTATCTGGCGGGAGCCAAGAACGCCTACGCATATTCGAAAACCAAGGACGGGACGGCGGGCTCCTCTGGTTTTTACACAGCCAACTACGGCGTCCTGGACGCTCGCTTGAATGCCGCCACCGAGCTGTGGCTCACCACGGGAGATGGCCAGTACAAGACGGAAGCCTTGGCGATCGCCAACAACGGGAGCTTCACGTTCAATTCATATTGGCGGCTGGACTATGAGAACGACGAAGCCATCGCCATGCTCAACGCGAAGTATGTGCTCGGGGTGAATCTTGGTACCGCTGAAAAACGGGATATCGAGAAATACCTCAAGGATGTCTGGGCGAGCGCGCCGACGGGCGTGACCACGAAAAACAAAGGCGGATTCCCGCTTCGTGGAATCTCCGGGTATTCCTTCCTGACGGGCCTGTATTCACAGTTCACGAAAGATCGCAGCCACGATCAATTCATTGTCAATCAAGTGGATTACATGCTCGGCGACAACGGCAGCAACCAGTCCTACCTGGTTGGGTGGGATGAGTCCGGGAAGAAGATGCCCACGACCCCCCATATCCGCAACTACTACCTGAACGAGGATTCCCTCAAGAATACGCCGGGTGCGGTGGCGTCACCTGCGAAGATGAAGTACCTCGGCGCCATGGTCGGCGGCGAGTTGGACGGCTCGTACAAAAACGACATCCTGAATCTTTCCATGAACGAACCCTGCGCCGAGCTCAATGCCCCGGTGGTCGCCTCGATCGGATTCGTGGTGTCGCGATTGGCGCCGGTGGACACGAACATTTCCGCGATCCGAACCGAACGACACGCTGCGCGTGGTCTTCCATGGCGCTGGGATGGCAATGCCATCGTTGTGCCGGCCTCCGGATTCGATC